ACAACAAAGACGAGAAAAGCTGAGTTTACACCCTTCTACTGGAACTGAAATGATAAGATTGTAATTCATTTCTAATGATCAACATTAGTCAAAGGTTGTCGCCCAAACTTTTAACCAAATACTGAACAATGGCATACCACAATCCTACAACAATTAACTCATTATATTCTCATCACAATCCTCCAAAGAGAAAACAGAGGAACCTTCATACATGAAGATGTCCTTACCAGCCATCCCAACTATAAAGCGAAGCCCTTCAAATATTCTGGATCTCGCTTTGCACGTTCTTGGAATTTCTTGAACCAGCGATCCAATATATCCATAGGCACCACCAGCTTACTGCCATCCACTCCACAAAATGACtgcataaaattgaataaattctCGCCAACTTTCAGTGCCAACCTCTCAATTTTCTGCCCTGCAGCCACATCAAGGGAGGGAAGTGTTGCAAGATCCTCAACTGAAATACCTATCTTGGCAGAGATTGGAGTTGCATCAGCAGTGAGCTGCAGTTGCCCACCGGGCTCTGGCCAAGGAAGCGACAGCACAGCAGAGGGTCGAGTCAGTGTGACTGCACCACAAAAGAGGAAAGGTGAGCCAGGGGATTGGATATACACAGCGAGGGCCTTGTCTGGTGGCAGCGTGAAGTTGTTGAGGAGGAATATGCAGACTTCACGAATCGAATCATACGCTTCCCCTGCACATGTAATGCTAGAACTGTCAAGTGGAAAAGTACACACAGTCTTTTCTGATCAGTGAAGAATGATTAAATTATCTCCGGGTTTTGGTTATGGAACTCACCAACAAAGGTGTTCATGtcaaggacccaatgggtgggGTCTATTTGAGCAAAGGTGGAGATATCCATAGGGAAGCTTCGATTTGGGAACACTACTCCAAACATTGTTAATGACTTTTTTCCCTTGTGATTTTCCTGAGGAAGAAGAAAGGAACCACAGTTAGAATATAGATTTCCGTAGCATCCAACGATCAGAAGTTTCGAATTGACTCACAGTCAAACACGATAAGAAGTTTGTCTTCGCCACAGAACAGCCGAGATTGTAATTTTAGGCAAAGATTACAAAGTAGTTTGAAGTTGCTTACTTTGTGCTCAACACAAAAACACTGAGCAAAGTAATACTTGCCCAACCTCGAGATAATTTTTGCAAATGCACAATGAAAAGAGCAAATCTCATATATTCTTGCAAAACAACCCCAAAAAAGAGTACCATCTGATACTGCTTGATGGCCCAAACTTACTTACAGAACTTAAATCAAATAGTGCCAGAAAAGAAAATCAGCCAGCAATCTCAGATCTATGACACTAAGCAATCAGAAAGCACAATGAATCATGAAGGGTAACCAGTTGGATCACCAACTACATAACACTAAAAAGCCCCAAAGGTTGACATAATGCCTCCTGTTTCTTGAGTCCCATAATCAGATTGCAAACAAAAGCTACAAGTTAGTACACAGATACAGTTCAATTTACAGTCGTAAGTAGTAATCTTGATCCTTGTTCAGTTCTCAATGCCAAAAACATCAAAGTATGTCGAACTAAGACACAGAAGTATAAAACCAAAAACATGCAAATAACtcacaaagaaataaaaagggaaCTCCTGAATCGGCATACAGCTTTGTGTTGACAAGCTGGATTTTCCAGGAAATTGCAAAAACCATGCAAACTCTTCTGCCTACCGAGTAAAACTTCTTCAAGATGGACTTCAAGGAAAAAAGCTGTCTAGTAAACTGACCCCACATCCGGTTCAATTTGCATTTATCTCGATAATTCCACCAGGTACCTGCTGGTTCCCACCAACACAAGTACCGGGTAACTATGCCAGCTTATGCAGCTTGGAAGCACTAGCTTTATTCGTCCTGATCTCCAAGGTTTACACCCACGTTATACACCACTTCTTCAAAATCCACATTCCCTTGTTCAAAATTCAGGTACAAACCTAGCTCTAGCACAAACATCCATATCTTGTACCAAACTATCCTAGCTCCATGagaagttatttattaaaaattgtcATAGAGTAGAACGTCCATTCCCCAAGAAATCTCTTTCACAATATAGACTAAAACTGTAAGcaggaaacaaaaaaatacaagcaaacatTTTATATAGCACCATTTTATATATGCAAGACGAGAAATCTCAAAGGCAGCTGAGAGGTTAGTTTCCACCTTGAAccattttagtcaatttaaaaaTGAGTTTAGCTTGTAAATATTGATGGGGTAAAGATCAGTAACCCAAAAGATCTCTACAAAAATAAAGATTCTTTGTaggaataataattaaatcattcAAGATATACCACCTTTATAATCTATGCAAGCTAAACTACCAAGTGGAACATTCACTCTATACCAGATAATGATGAAGCTTACTCAGCCAAAACCCGCAAAATTTCCAACATATCCAAGTACCATAACCACATGAGGTGATCAATTCGATCGGGCACTCACaacatattttcattattcaaatcTTTGAAAACACGAAAAAACCATTGTTCAACTCTTTGGCggcataaaaaaataaagctcTGCCctcgttattttttttttttaagaaccAAAAAGATTTGTGCCAAAATAACACAAGTCATTTGATGGTCAGAAGCAAATTGAAAGTTAAGCAATGGGAAGCTATTTTGAGACAGCCTGAGAGCTGAGCGACAACCTTGTTTGACATGCTTTTTCCTTCCAAAGTGAAATAATCACTCATGAGCTAATCGCACTTGACATACTACCTCACTCGATTAAGCTTTTCTTCTTATACGCAGAAGGTTTTGCTCTCATACAGCGGGTTTTCCACTTCATTCAGTTACATTAGGGCTGACACAAAGTCGATCTAGATATGATTCTTTTTTATCGCTTCCTTCCTGGAACTACCTCCTTACTTAGATCGTTAGGTCCCCAATTCAAACTCATAACAGTTGGATTGCCTGGGTATGGAACTCTAAACTACAAATGTGATCTAGAAAGAGTCAAATCTAGTCTTTTGTCTTTATCCTTCAACGGTCTCAGCAAACAGACTGAATCGTGTGCGAGAATCTTTCGTAACCCAAAAGAAGTAGTTTTCTCTAAAAGCGGACTTGAAAAAAAAGTAGGCTTTGACTTGGACAATGAAGTAAAAGGCTTGACTTCTAATGTTTTTTCGGGCTCACTTGAACGATTCGTTTTACTGAAAAAGGAGTCCATATATAAAGATATTTATACTTCTTTTCAAATACGGaaatatgaaattcatattCATGTGGCAAGTCAAGGCCCTGAAGAAGTAATGAAATACTACATTTAAATGCTCATTTACTCTGCAATTTAGACAAAAATGGAATTGTGACGCTGGGACGTTGGGTAGAGATGGGTGATATTTTAGTAGGTAATTTAATAGCCCAGGTCGTGAAAGAATCTTTGTACGCCCCGGAAGATTGATTGTTAGGAGCTTTACTTAGTATCCAGGTATCTACTTCAAGAAACACCATAAAAGTAAATCAACCAACTACAGCCTCAATCCCAAATCAGTTATATGAATTGTCTGTATCTAttcattttacttaaaaaaaaattgacaattaaaacttttaaggCAGATTCTTGATTAAATTATGCTGAACTGACATACAACACCATAAAAGTAAATCAATCTACAGCCTCAATTTTCTATACCTATTCAGTTATACTAAAAAAAGGTTTGATCTTTAACACTATTAAAGCAAACCCTTGACTAAATATTTCTAACACTGACATACAGCACCATAAAAGTAAATCAATCAACTACAAGCTCAATCCCAAATCAGTTAAATGAATTGTCTGTACCTATTTAGTTCTACTTAAAAAGGGTTTGATCTTTAAGACCTATAAGGCTAAATTCTTGACGAAATTAGGCACTTATTTCTAACAGTGCATACAACACCATAAAAGCAAATAGATAatagcaaaaagaaaaaggaggatGTTGAGATAGTGTACCAAAAGTTGTGAATTAGTCCAGCGATGATAGCAATTCCAGAGGCTTGCAAATGAAAGAGTTCTAAGCTATGAATGGCCGTATCCTTTTGTTTTCAAGATTAAAGGTAggtttttttttccctttaaattTCAGAAACAAAGATTgaagaccaaaaaaaaaaaagtggacaTTACTAATATTTGCATCGaccaatattaatttatatattttcatgtgGAAGAAAGAGTGAGTACACATCTTGTAAAGTCTAGAAAGGTCTAGAACGTTTGGCTCAATATGAGGGGTAACATTAAGACAAATTTCATAAACCAAGCCATTCTAAGTGCTAATTAATCAATGAAATGATTATggcaataaatatatatacagtAAGTTGTTTGaggttaaattttaaatatatatgatttgattggagagataattatatttaggagtaatatattaatatatgagtTGATCAATAAGGATTTGATATCAGATTAGTAATTATCAAGATTATTGGTTCAAtcattttgtgattttttagttttattttcattcaccAATATGTCACATCAggcaatacaattttttttgactttatttaagacatttaaaaaaacaacataGATATGCAATGTATCTGTTcgacattttaaatttttatgaggGATATTAAagtcatcatcatcaaaaagagAAATGAGAGTAGACTTGAGCAGCTGAGTCACCAAAGCATATTTCTGACCAAAGTGTCAGAAGTGCACAAAGGAAGAGGGTATCTAGAGAGGTAAAATATTgccaaagaggaaaaaaaaaggtcTTGATAATTAGTAAAGTTTTCATTTTTCAGCTCTGAAAATCAAGATTCAGTTCAGAGGACCACATCTATGGATTCCTCAGACCTTACCAAGACAAAAACATCATCTTTATCAACCCCATCTAAGCATTTCTGGGTTCTTCCTTACAAAACTCAAAGTCTTGAGAGTCTTTACACACTAGGCAAAATATTGGGTCAAGGTCAGTTTGGAACTACCTATCTTTGTACTGAAATATCAACTTCTAATCTTTATGCTTGCAAGACTATACCAAAGAAGAAGCTCATATGTAAGGAAGATTATGAGGATGTTTGGAGGGAGATTCAGATAATGCACCATCTATCTGAGCATCCAAATGTTGTTAGAATAAAGGGTACTTATGAAAATGCTTTATATGTACATATAGTTATGGAGCTTTGTGCTGGTGGGGAGCTTTTTGATAGGATTGTTGAAAAGGGGCAATATAGTGAAAAAGAAGCTGCTAAATTGATCAAAACAATTGTTGGGGTGGTGGAAGCTTGCCATTCATTAGGGGTTATGCATAGAGATCTAAAGCCTGAGAATTTCTTGTTTCTTAGTTCTCAAGAAGATGCTGCCCTCAAGGCCACTGATTTTGG
This DNA window, taken from Solanum lycopersicum chromosome 5, SLM_r2.1, encodes the following:
- the LOC101265642 gene encoding protein OPI10 homolog: MFGVVFPNRSFPMDISTFAQIDPTHWVLDMNTFVGEAYDSIREVCIFLLNNFTLPPDKALAVYIQSPGSPFLFCGAVTLTRPSAVLSLPWPEPGGQLQLTADATPISAKIGISVEDLATLPSLDVAAGQKIERLALKVGENLFNFMQSFCGVDGSKLVVPMDILDRWFKKFQERAKRDPEYLKGFAL